In Hippoglossus stenolepis isolate QCI-W04-F060 chromosome 20, HSTE1.2, whole genome shotgun sequence, the following are encoded in one genomic region:
- the rpl7l1 gene encoding 60S ribosomal protein L7-like 1, with product MAESESKKVIKLVPEYLLKKRKAYQAIKATQAKLALLEKRKVSKGKGLKFKRLEDFLKDSHKRNRDETRIRRLKVRPPAPLPPAKNQLAFAVRIREIKGVSPKVMKVVHMFRLRKIFSGAFVKINKTSMAMMRLVEPYVAWGFPNLKSVRELILKRGQTRIGRKRVPLTDNTFIEQHMGKHGIICLEDLIHDIYSVGKSFRASNNFLLPFKLSVARHAARDKARLLKDLGNPGFRGTDINSIIRQLN from the exons ATGGCCGAATCCga ATCTAAGAAGGTGATTAAGTTGGTTCCTGAGTATCtcctgaagaagaggaaagcgTACCAGGCCATCAAAGCCACACAAGCCAAGCTCGCCCTGCTCGAGAAGAGAAAG GTTTCAAAAGGCAAAGGCTTGAAGTTCAAACGTTTGGAAGACTTCCTGAAAGACAGCCACAAGAGGAATCGGGATGAAACTCGCATCCGCAGATTGAAAGTCAGGCCGCCTGCCCCTCTGCCTCCAGCGAAGAACCAGCTTGCCTTCGCTGTCCGCATCAGAGA GATCAAAGGTGTCAGTCCCAAAGTGATGAAGGTGGTCCACATGTTCAGGCTGAGGAAGATCTTCAGTGGGGCCTTCGTCAAAATCAACAAGACCTCCATGGCCATGATGAGGTTGGTGGAGCCCTACGTTGCCTGGGG ATTTCCCAACTTGAAATCTGTTCGTGAGCTCATCCTGAAGAGAGGACAGACCAGGATAGGCAGGAAGAGAGTTCCTCTCACAGACAACACCTTCATTGAGCAGCACATGG GGAAACATGGCATCATCTGTTTGGAGGACCTGATTCATGATATCTACTCTGTTGGTAAGAGCTTCCGGGCCAGCAACAACTTCCTGTTGCCTTTCAAGCTGTCGGTGGCTCGTCACGCTGCCAGGGACAAGGCCAGGCTCCTGAAGGACCTGGGAAACCCTGGATTTCGTGGTACAGACATTAACAGTATCATCAGGCAACTGAACTGA
- the LOC118099097 gene encoding gamma-aminobutyric acid receptor subunit rho-1 isoform X2, with amino-acid sequence MHTDVVLINLLWMLGVSGLTRPRGQTPQPYGHCRSKREMSLMQGSGRKIGSPIFKRSPDMTKAGGKKSEQLLRIDDHDFTMRPGFGGPAVPVGVDVQVESLDAISEVDMDFTMTLYLRHYWKDERLSFRSNKNQSMTFDGRLVKKIWVPDMFFVHSKKSFTHDTTTENVMLRVYPDGKVLYSLRVTVTSMCSMDLSRFPLDTQTCSLEIESYAYTDDDLMLYWKEGNRSLNTDERISLSQFLIQEFHTTSRLAFYSSTGWYNRLYINFTLRRHIFFFLLQTYFPATLMVMLSWVSFWIDRRAVPARVPLGITTVLTMSTIITGVNASMPRVSYIKAVDIYLWLLCTCGMNHPGMMSVSYSEMDVNNTGNYGMPEQNGVKRERMLVQLAMGTDQVTGHVASGGYSDSWIDTHVIDKYSRVLFPGSYILFNIIYWSIYS; translated from the exons ATCGAAAAGAGAAATGTCCCTAATGCAAGGATCGGGTCGCAAGATTGGCAG CCCCATATTCAAGAGGAGTCCAGATATGACCAAAGCCGGGGGCAAAAAGTCCGAGCAGCTGCTGAGGATAGACGACCACGACTTTACGATGCGACCAGGATTTGGAG GCCCTGCAGTCCCAGTTGGAGTGGACGTGCAGGTTGAAAGCCTGGATGCAATTTCGGAGGTTGATATG GACTTCACAATGACCCTGTACCTGAGACACTACTGGAAAGATGAACGCCTGTCCTTCAGAAGCAATAAAAACCAGAGCATGACTTTTGATGGCCGACTAGTGAAGAAAATCTGGGTGCCCGACATGTTTTTTGTCCACTCAAAGAAGTCCTTCACACATGACACCACCACTGAAAATGTGATGCTGCGAGTTTACCCCGATGGCAAAGTCCTGTACAGCCTCAG AGTGACGGTCACATCCATGTGCAGCATGGACCTGAGCCGCTTTCCTCTTGATACGCAAACATGCTCTTTGGAGATAGAGAGCT ATGCGTATACAGATGATGACCTGATGCTGTACTGGAAAGAAGGGAACCGCTCATTGAACACAGACGAGAGAATTTCTCTCTCGCAGTTCCTCATCCAGGAGTTCCACACCACCAGCAGGCTGGCCTTCTACAGCAGCACAG gCTGGTACAACCGTCTGTACATCAACTTCACTCTGCGGCGGCACATCTTCTTTTTCCTGCTGCAGACCTACTTCCCCGCCACTCTGATGGTCATGCTGTCCTGGGTGTCCTTCTGGATCGACCGCAGGGCCGTCCCTGCCAGAGTGCCACTGG GTATAACCACGGTGCTCACCATGTCCACCATCATCACTGGAGTCAACGCCTCCATGCCCAGGGTCTCCTACATCAAAGCTGTGGACATTTACCTCTGG CTGCTGTGTACGTGTGGGATGAACCACCCTGGCATGATGTCTGTGAGCTACAGTGAGATGGACGTCAACAACACAGGGAACTATGGCATGCCGGAACAGAACGGGGTGAAACGGGAGAGGATGCTGGTGCAGCTGGCGATGGGGACCGACCAGGTCACCGGCCATGTCGCCTCCGGCGGCTACAGCGACTCGTGGATCGACACACACGTCATCGACAAGTACTCCCGGGTCCTTTTTCCTGGATCCTACATCCTCTTCAACATTATCTACTGGTCCATCTACTCCTAA
- the LOC118099097 gene encoding gamma-aminobutyric acid receptor subunit rho-1 isoform X1 yields MHTDVVLINLLWMLGVSGLTRPRGQTPQPYGHCRSKREMSLMQGSGRKIGSPIFKRSPDMTKAGGKKSEQLLRIDDHDFTMRPGFGGPAVPVGVDVQVESLDAISEVDMDFTMTLYLRHYWKDERLSFRSNKNQSMTFDGRLVKKIWVPDMFFVHSKKSFTHDTTTENVMLRVYPDGKVLYSLRVTVTSMCSMDLSRFPLDTQTCSLEIESYAYTDDDLMLYWKEGNRSLNTDERISLSQFLIQEFHTTSRLAFYSSTGWYNRLYINFTLRRHIFFFLLQTYFPATLMVMLSWVSFWIDRRAVPARVPLGITTVLTMSTIITGVNASMPRVSYIKAVDIYLWVSFVFVFLSVIEYAAVNYLSTLQERKERKLRERLLCTCGMNHPGMMSVSYSEMDVNNTGNYGMPEQNGVKRERMLVQLAMGTDQVTGHVASGGYSDSWIDTHVIDKYSRVLFPGSYILFNIIYWSIYS; encoded by the exons ATCGAAAAGAGAAATGTCCCTAATGCAAGGATCGGGTCGCAAGATTGGCAG CCCCATATTCAAGAGGAGTCCAGATATGACCAAAGCCGGGGGCAAAAAGTCCGAGCAGCTGCTGAGGATAGACGACCACGACTTTACGATGCGACCAGGATTTGGAG GCCCTGCAGTCCCAGTTGGAGTGGACGTGCAGGTTGAAAGCCTGGATGCAATTTCGGAGGTTGATATG GACTTCACAATGACCCTGTACCTGAGACACTACTGGAAAGATGAACGCCTGTCCTTCAGAAGCAATAAAAACCAGAGCATGACTTTTGATGGCCGACTAGTGAAGAAAATCTGGGTGCCCGACATGTTTTTTGTCCACTCAAAGAAGTCCTTCACACATGACACCACCACTGAAAATGTGATGCTGCGAGTTTACCCCGATGGCAAAGTCCTGTACAGCCTCAG AGTGACGGTCACATCCATGTGCAGCATGGACCTGAGCCGCTTTCCTCTTGATACGCAAACATGCTCTTTGGAGATAGAGAGCT ATGCGTATACAGATGATGACCTGATGCTGTACTGGAAAGAAGGGAACCGCTCATTGAACACAGACGAGAGAATTTCTCTCTCGCAGTTCCTCATCCAGGAGTTCCACACCACCAGCAGGCTGGCCTTCTACAGCAGCACAG gCTGGTACAACCGTCTGTACATCAACTTCACTCTGCGGCGGCACATCTTCTTTTTCCTGCTGCAGACCTACTTCCCCGCCACTCTGATGGTCATGCTGTCCTGGGTGTCCTTCTGGATCGACCGCAGGGCCGTCCCTGCCAGAGTGCCACTGG GTATAACCACGGTGCTCACCATGTCCACCATCATCACTGGAGTCAACGCCTCCATGCCCAGGGTCTCCTACATCAAAGCTGTGGACATTTACCTCTGGGTcagctttgtctttgtcttcctgtctgtgataGAGTACGCTGCAGTTAACTACCTGTCCACGCTGCAAGAGCGTAAGGAGAGGAAACTCAGAGAGAGG CTGCTGTGTACGTGTGGGATGAACCACCCTGGCATGATGTCTGTGAGCTACAGTGAGATGGACGTCAACAACACAGGGAACTATGGCATGCCGGAACAGAACGGGGTGAAACGGGAGAGGATGCTGGTGCAGCTGGCGATGGGGACCGACCAGGTCACCGGCCATGTCGCCTCCGGCGGCTACAGCGACTCGTGGATCGACACACACGTCATCGACAAGTACTCCCGGGTCCTTTTTCCTGGATCCTACATCCTCTTCAACATTATCTACTGGTCCATCTACTCCTAA